A window of Phocoena phocoena chromosome 6, mPhoPho1.1, whole genome shotgun sequence contains these coding sequences:
- the LOC136124260 gene encoding interferon omega-1-like, with protein sequence MAFVLSLLTALVMFSYGPGGSLGCDLSQNHVWISKKNFMLLGQMRRISPRFCLKDRKDFGFPQDMVDDSQLPKAQATSVLHEMLQQTFRLFHTERSPAAWDTSLLDKLRTGLHQQLEDLDACLVQAMGDEETALGVTGPTLAVKRYFQGIHLYLKEKKYSDCAWEIVRVEIMRSLSSSTNLQERIRIMDGDLGSP encoded by the coding sequence ATGGCCTTCGTGCTCTCTCTACTGACCGCCCTGGTGATGTTCAGCTATGGCCCTGGTGGATCTCTGGGCTGCGACCTGTCTCAGAACCACGTGTGGATTAGCAAGAAGAACTTCATGCTTCTGGGCCAGATGCGGAGAATCTCCCCTCGTTTCTGTCTGAAGGACAGAAAAGACTTCGGTTTCCCCCAGGACATGGTGGATGACAGCCAGCTCCCGAAGGCCCAGGCCACCTCTGTCCTCCACGAGATGCTCCAGCAGACCTTCCGCCTCTTCCACACAGAGCGCTCCCCTGCCGCCTGGGACACCTCCCTCCTTGACAAACTCCGCACTGGACTCCATCAGCAGCTGGAGGACCTGGACGCCTGCTTGGTGCAGGCGATGGGAGATGAAGAAACTGCCCTGGGAGTGACAGGCCCTACACTGGCCGTGAAGAGGTACTTCCAGGGAATCCACCTCTacctgaaagagaagaaatacagtGACTGTGCCTGGGAAATTGTCAGAGTGGAAATCATGAGATCCTTGTCTTCATCGACCAACTTGCAAGAAAGGATAAGAATTATGGATGGAGACCTGGGGTCACCTTGA